In Poecilia reticulata strain Guanapo linkage group LG15, Guppy_female_1.0+MT, whole genome shotgun sequence, the sequence ATCATCGTGTTACTGTAGTCCATTTGAATCAAATTTTCACCTACACTGTTACTTGAATCCAGGAATGTTCTCTTGGTTTTGTCTAATTATTTTCTCCTGTCATTCACAATAAATGTGATGGAGCAAAAAGTATCATCTTAGAATGTAGCATTTATTCCCTGTTTAGGAGACAAGTGCTTCAGTAGAAGATGATCCTTATTATTTCTTATTACTCAGTAGAATTTTtcaatgttgatatttttaaaattctgatcACATTCATCTTCTGTAGACTTCAACCATTTCAGGTCAATAAACAGAATGTGGTTCAGAGCGCAATTAATAATACATAATAagacataattatcaagtggtattttcaaatttcctgtcaactttaaacattttttaactcaaaaacacgataGGCCGCTGCATGAATGACTGACCTAGCCCCCAAACACCAGGCTTagctgggggaaaccttgaacCGACTTACCTTCTTGGTTGCTACTATTGACTCACCTCTCATATAAATTTTTCTAAACATTGGACCGGTTCAAGATGGCTCCTGGGAATGGGACTGGTgcctgtttacatttttacaggAAAGTTTGAGACGGTTCCCAAACTTAGTTTCTCTAGCAGTAATCAATGCATAGCAAGTGTCTGACTTGCACTGTGATTTCTAGACTGGGTTGATGCCGTGTGGGACTTGGAGTTCATGGAGAGGAAACCGCTGGACCACATCATAGAGGACGAAGTGTGCGCCGGTGGAGAGAAGTCCTTCAGAAGCCTAATCCACTGTCTGCTGGAACATGCTGCAGATCAGCAGCAGCCTGCAGGCAGGGACGGAGCATCACAGGTCGGCTCTCATACCACTTTCCCAACAGTTCACTCTGATTGCTGAGTGTAATATATAGCTGGAGAATGCTCTGGAGCTTGTTTTTGCTTCCTGCAAAAATCAGTCTGCTGATCCTCCAGCCCTGCTTGTTTCCAAAGCTGCAGGGTGTCTGGGTGATCCTCGGAGAAAACAGGGTGTCTGTGAAGTCTCTGGTGGCTGTTCTGTCCTCCTTCGTCCTGGCAGCAAGAACCAAAGGGGCCAACGTTCAGCAGAGGGTTTGCGGACTGCATGCAGCTTCTGtctacctgctgctgctggggatCCCAGGTGAGCGTATCTGGAAACTATTTGTTAGAGCTTCTCAAATGCAAGAATTTAAATTTgcaacttgtttgttttgtctttgatcTTAAAATGTGTAAGCtatatgatttgtttttagaaaatcagTCTGATACAACAACTCTTCTCAGCTGCGAAAGAGTCACAGAAAAAAGAACGAATGGttttgatataaataaaaatcaactgcAATGTTTTTGTAGCTACTGTTTTAGTAAATCTGTACAAACTGCACTCCATAGAGAAAGTTATGGTGACATTGGATGTGAATCTCTGTCCTGTGGGTTCTATTGGGTTCTGGTAGGGAGTGAACTCACCACAGGGAGGCAACACCTGTCGGCCAGACATCGATCACTGAGGGAATGTCTTCAGTTTTTCCTCCTAAAATGTCCACTGAACTGAAGATGCAGAATTAAGACATTTATTATCCCATCTCTGTGGAAATAATGATTTACCTATTTGTCCACCATCTCAACAGAGCTGGGTTGCAATGGTGGACTAAAAATTAGTTCTGCTTGACATGTTGCTaagaaaaaaccccacatatcccctgctacataaataaactgaacagagTTAAAATGAAGCCATTAATTTGGAAAGTCTTTGAAGAAGACAGATCTGAGCTTCAGTAAATcacatttgattgttttattttcctcttcagtTAGTTATCTGTATTACATTTTCCtggtttgcttttattttttcaaaggttaatcaaggtttcccccagaaaactttctaagcctggtggttgatTTGCtaggcagtcattcatccagcagcctgttgtgtttttgagttaaaaaatgtttaaagttgacaagaaattttaaaatatcacttgataattatctcttattgaaagattggaagattaatatctgaacatcaactataaagttttaaaaaatgcaaacattttaaacagacTTGAATAAATAAGCAGGGCTTAGCCTGGTCGGGGCACAACTATAGACTGGtagcctgccaggcttataatactctgggggaaaccctgggtTAATCATTAATCCATTAGATATTAGCTGTGGGCAAGAAACTGTCTTAACAGGGTAATGGGTTGGTTAATGTACGGAAGCTGCAGAGATGCATGTCGAACTGCAACTCTGCAGTTAAACATGTCGCCACTGGTCCAATCAGGCTGCGGAACCAGAGAAAACTAGTGAGTCCGACTTTGTTTTGTCAAGGTTCCACACAGAAGCAACACTAACTTTAGTGACCTCTCATTGGCATAACCGGGTGTCCTTACCACCAGCGTGATTAACAATCTTTACTGTATTTACACTTATCCATAGCCAGCAGTTTCAGGTTCCTATTCTGGTCCCTAGCTAATATTTGACTATGGTTGCTGCTCTCTCCTGCCATGTTTAGGTGTTAGGGTACACTGACCTCCAACTCTACTCTTAGCTGGaatctacattttctttactttataaATATCTGTTTCTTCCAGGAAGCATCGCCAACAAGGTTTTCCACGAGGTTTTGTTGGACACGTGTCTTGACCTGACCTTCCACTGCTGGCCCCAGGACTCTGGAAGGAAGCGCAAGAAGGACGGCCTGAAAAGCTCCCAGGCTGACAGCAAACGCTCCAAACCGCAGCGGAGAGACTCTCCAGAGGTGCAGCACCAAATCATAAATCAGTAGCAACCCAACAGATCATCTAGATCTGCTCAGTCCACTGGATTATTGCAGCTTGTTGCTCCAAACACACGCAGGTTCAGTGGAGCATCTGTTAAACCTTTGGGAGACGGTTTTACAAAGACATGCTTTACTGTCCTTCTCTCAAGctttcagattcagatttaatAGCGCAGACCCCCAGAGATACAAGACACCACATtgcattctatttttttcctgctttcagatggaaatggaggaggaagaagaggaagatgagctGCATTTTTCTGGCCAGGAGCTGACGAAGATCAGAAATGCTATTGCTGTCTTGGTTCAAAGCCTCCTCCGTCTCCTGCAAACGTTCTCACTTAAAGACAGACCACAGATGGCCAGCAACTGCACGCAGGTAagctccccccacccccccacacacacatagtaACGCCCTGTGCCATGCTGCTTCCTGTCAGCCTGTTAGCAGGTAGAACATTCTTTTCTTCTCCACAGATCTTCACCAAGCTGCTTTACTTGGAACCTGTGTTGAGGGAGCTTACCTTTGCTGTTCCACGGTGAGTTTTCTTTCTGCCGCTGCCACATTGAAGAAAGGTCCATCGGTCCTGGAGATGAAAGCGAAACCGGTTATCATTTCTTCACAGGGATCTGTGTGAGCTCCAGAGTGTCCCGGAGATGGCCTTCCACGGCCTGAAGCTGCTCTGCTCACCGAGACACGGAGAGCAGAAAGAGGTAGGATCCAAGTTATTTCACAGATGCACACATGCTACACAcgactggatcagaaccagggtGTAAATAATAGAGCTTTAAAACGGAAACcacctggttctgatccaacagAACCAAATATGCAAATACTTGAAGCTTTGTCTCTGCTCTATAAGTTTTGATCagcagtgggtttttttttaaagaattgtacTGGACAGTTAGCTTCCCACCAGACAGACCCATTCTCATCTTTTGACAAAGCCACAGTGTTTTTGTGTCCAGGGGTCAATCTAGCctggtttaaaaacaagaactggACTTTTGGTGTTTGAGAAACatttgcttcctggaggcgtggagtttttttaaaaattttactcTGTTGCTAACATTTGCTTGTGACGTATTTAATGCGCCAATTTGAGGCTTAGAAGAAGCTAACCTGAAATTTCCTGAGCCGTAAACAACCGTCCTCCACTGCAAAGGGAGAAAGGgcattcagttcagtttagtttaatATTTGGAATTGTCACCAACGTGGACTAAACGGTTtggttcacttcctccgctgccaaaCATGGCTGGTTCCCCATACGTGCAGTGATTGTCAACTCTGCCTCCTTCAGTCCCTGCGGAGGGTTTTCCATCGGCTGCTCTACGTCATCCTGATGATGAGTAAAGGCCACAGCGGGAAGCCGGCCCTCCTTGTCCCGAACCAGGCCGTCCTCACCACCCGCGACCAGGCCATCCACTTTGTTTGGTAAGCAGCTATGCTTAAGGTTAAGTTGTAAACATGACTGAACCTAATGAACTTAACGTCACATTTTATGGTGACGttgagtgttttttctttttttgttttgttttttgctaaaatccctttcagctgaaaatgactttggtcattattttaggaaggagATGAAGTGCAGCAGTAGATCACACCATCAACATATTGTGGAGCTGGCGTCTTTATATAGCTTCCAGGTCTTTTGACATGCTACATTGTTCatgcttgttctgtttttgtgacTCCAGTCATCTGGTGGATGAGCTGAAAGAACTGGCTTCACCTTTCCTTCAAATTCTCCTGCAGCACATCTGCTTCCAGGTGAATCTAATTCTTCCATGGTGATGGGAGAAAGGTCTAGCAGTGGCAGCAAATATTTCCATCACTGCCTGATCACTCGGTCATGGTTCTGTTGTGCTGCTGTGTAGATGGTGGAGAAAAGCGAGTATCGTAACCATGGAGCCCAGGCCGTGGGTATGCTAACATCTCAGATGGCCGATATGGACTACGCCTGCTTCATAAAGTGGCTTTTCATCTTCTCTGGTCATTCAAAGGTAacacaagactttttttttgttttgttttgtgcctCCTCGTGAGGCGTAAACTTGATCAAGtttgtaaaagtgtaaaaaaaaaaaaagttcttacCTGTTCTCACGGTGTGGTGTAATATTAGTGGCTCCATATAAACCTGATCTTGTGTCGGACTCGGGACATTTGAGGTGAGCCATGGCATGAATAACATGCGTGGATCACAGCAAAGAAGGACAATCTGAAACGTGCGATTGGCTGCTTCTGTATTTGTTGCGATTTCCAAACAAATATGGTGAACGGAGAGTCTGACTAATCTCTAATGATCcacagtataaaaaaaaaagggctcaATGGTTCAATTTGTCTGAAGTATGGAAGTGCTTGATTTAAAAGATGATAAACAGGACACTTGTTTTGAAAcagaggagaagctgcagcGACTGATGAGTGAAGAATCTACAGGGATTCCTTTGTctttaaaagcatttcattATCTGTCtgttatgttttaatattttttttctgcatgtttgacTTCAAGCAGGCTGTAGGTGACGCTTCATACATGTAATTCATACGGTGAAagtgattacattttattttgttggatgcataaaagaaaatgtttatgtaaaaataaaaaaaagtataattgtttagaataactgattaattgAAGAATTAGACAAtggatcaataaaaaaacattgttattgACATCTCTGCTTCTCATAGTGTGATGATGCCTTTGTTTCCATGCTTTacataagacagaaaaaacacattaagaTGGAGAATAAAGAACTTTTATGTAGCATAATTGTGATAtttgaagttttctttaaagtaatgTTAAAATCTCAGTATTGTGTCTCGTCTGGAAGCGAGGAGAGTTGCTACAGACTGTGCTTAGATATTTAGTTGAAGGATTTCTGCTCAGCTTCTTCCTGGTTCCAGTGTAGTGAGTTAGTTGGTCAAACATTGTATGGCAGCATCCCAGAATAAGGAATTACCACTGTCAGGCGAAAACCTACATCTGGCATCTTAGCCTGCTGGCTTGGGGAAAACCTCAATCCAAAAATATCcgagatgttaaaatgtttcagtcttTCTTGAAACTGGTGCTGCTAAAACTGAAGTCTTTCCAGTCTGACAACACAAGGTGCTGCTCTATCTGCAGATGGTGCACCGCCTGTTCTCCGTGGACGTGGTTATGGTTTTGTTGACTCAGCCGGAGAGAAGCTCTGAGGAATGTCAGGATCCGGAACTCGCCAGGTTCATGTCACACAAGTTCCTGATCCAGGACCTGTTGTTCACTCGACGAACGGACGAGTCTCCCACCGTCCAGGGCCACGCCCTTTCCTGCCTGGCTCAGTGTCTGGAGCTGCCATCGCTCAACGTCACCCGGGCCGTCCACACGCTCTTCTCTGCCAGTGAGAAAGCACCTAGACTCTAGGGCTGGGCGAtatggataaaaataataataatctctaCAACAAACACCAACATTAATATAcctacattttctgtttcagctggGATGCAGACGGTGCTGGAAGAGGAGCTCACCACAGGTACAGCCTGACGGTTCCTGGCTGAGAGCTTGTTGCTGTGCTGGAAACATAACTCACAGCAGGAAACGTGCTCACTGTTAATAAAGGTGTTAGCTGGAAGTGTGTATTTGGGAAGACGCATCACTGCACAGATCAGACAACGATTACATCTGTGTGTTTATTGCTTAAAGTTCCACAGCAGACGACATTCGGAGGATTTTTGGTGAAGCATTCCACTCCAAACTAATGCAAAGTCATGATAAAATGTTAAGGATTTCTAAAACTGAATTGCTTAAACAATCAATATAAACAGGGTTGCGTTTATATTGATTGGGTCTTAAAATGTTGATtataaaaacagctgcaggtcAATAGGAATCCATGTATCCATGTGTGCATCCATCGTCTTCTGCTTAAAGAGGAACCTCTGTCAGCTTTCAAGTAAAATTGCTGCAAACTCAAAACGGTTAAAGCCACAGACctctatgaaaaataaaaaatctgactcGTGGGTTTATTTCAAGACCTAAGCTGAACTGAACTGGCTTTTAAACTCTAAAATGTTCAAGAAGAATGTTAACATTgtcttaattttttgtttttatgttgtttttatgtgtaaataagCGTGTTTAGATGATAGATGGGTGTGAGGAAGTTGGCCTGGGTgattgttgacatttttcagcAGATTTGTCCTGAGGGTATAAGGAGCAGATGGATCcactagttttttgttttttttaactggacCAAAGTGTTGCATGTTGATGGATGCCTCTGTGTTGTAGGATCTTCTAGTTCCCAGAAAACCTACCAAACTCTTCCCTTCAGGACGGTGGAGCTCAGCAGTGCTGACAGCTCCAGCTGCGATGGTGAgcttttttccacatatgtCCCGGTTTAGTCAGCGTATTTACACGCCGACAAAGTGAACGTCAAATGTCATGTTGTATTTTCGCTCCAGCTAAAGAGAACCTGGCCCTTCTCCTGCGCCGCGTCAGAGACTCTAAAACCAACGTGAGGAAAGCGGCTCTGCAGGTACTCCGATCAAACCGTCGTCACACGGCTTCACGTTttccagctgtttgtgtttcacctCGTTCTGCTTCATCTATCTGTTCTGACGTCCGTTGCTCAGGCTTTGGTGGGTCTCCTGAAACACGGCGTAATTCCCACAACCTGGGAGAACCTAGAAACCCTGGCGGAGCGCAGCAGAGACCCGGCTGTGTCTGTGAAGAAGAGGGCCTTACAGTGCCTGGGAGAACTGCTCACCGTGAGACTGGATTCTTCATTGTCTTTGTCTTCAGAGGTGAGCTAAAAATGTGACGATTAGGAATCACGAAACGACTGCTTGATGTCCCCGCCAGGCGAAACCAGGTTGCATGGAAGTCCAGAAGGCGTGGCTGCTGGGTGTGGTCCCAGCTGTGGTGGACTCTGAGAACTCTGTCCAAGATAAGGCTTTGGAGGTTCTGGACCAGGTTCTGCTCAGTCGGGTGAAGCCCTACTCTGAGAGGCGCCACATGGACAACAGCGAGAGGCTGACCTGGAACCTGCTTGACCTGCTGTGTAACGAGTGCCGGAACCTCGGGTCAGCATGTTGTTCCTCACAAACCTTATTTATCTCTTTTCTGAACTCCTGCAGAGACGAGCAAATTGAGCTCATCGTCAGTCGACTGAGCAGTCTGCCAGGTTGGAGAGAAATTTGAATTTGGTAGATTTTTATTATATCACACAAAAGTTTGATGCATTCAGAGTTTAGATTAATCTGATtcctaaaattattaaaaacaaactgcttcctAACAGGCCTCAGATAAGCAACATATGGCTTTATTAATGTTTTCCACACATTTCACTCATTGATGGCTAGTAAACATGGGCCACCTCTATAAAAGCTGGCGGCTTTTAAAGAGGAACACACTGGGGGAAATGCTAAACATGTGAATGtttgaatgtagtgtgaagcactttgcggtcctctggacttgacaTAGGACGATACAAGTACAGACCTTTTACCATTTTTTCCATGACTGGTCAAAATTGCAATTCCACCCAAAATTTGTGAATTATGAGTGATTTTTGCATTAACAGCTGCAATCGCAAATTCCTGGAGTGACTGTGTTAGATATACTTCATTTCCCATTAGGTATCACTGCTAATACCATATGACCAACCTCCTCCACAATCCCTCCagaaacaaatggcaacaagatggaaataaatatcagtttataTCTGCCAATTGGACCGATAcatatatgttaaaaaattacttgtatCAGCCGATACTGATGTTGGTGCCGATGTGTCGTGCATCCCTAAGCAGAACCTGGGCATTCAGAGTTCTGTGGGTGGTTTTTAGGACAGATGGGATTGGGGTTCTAAGACCCAGAAGCACATAAATCAGAGGCAGCAGATCATCTCAAGCACCTCATCACTGCAAAGCATGGCAGAGGAGGTATGACCTGTGATCTCTGAGGCCATCGGTCCAGTTGGTTTTTAGTTATGTAATATAAAATAGCATTGCATGTgtagttgtttgtgttttaatgccCAGAAGTAGAAAAGAAGGCAATttacaaaaaggaaataaagatgTTTGGTTGTTGAAGTCACAGACGACATTTTTCCTCCACAGACGGTACTTCAGCAGGGCCTTCACCATCTGGTCCAAACAGAACAAGTTCACCCCAACATTCATCTCTAACCTGATCTCCCACACGGAAACGGAGCACGCTGCAGGGGCCTGGCTGTTGCTCTCTAAGGTCGTCCCCTCAGTGTCCACAATATCATGCAGCAAGATCCTGGAGGCCTGGGACAACATGGTCAGGTGAGGACATCAGATTTCATGTTCACAGTGTGAACATGAAATCCCTGTACATTCATAAGGTTTCCCCTAGCAAACTTTCTAGGCACAGTGGTGCTATAACAGTCATTCATCCGGTGGCCTGTTGGATTTTTGggttaaaaaatctttaaagttgacagaaaatttgaaaatatcacttataattatgtgttattggaaggttttcaaataataatacctgaacaccaactataaagtctgtaaaaaaaaaaaaaacaaaaaaaaacaaacattttaaaaagtctgaaataaataagcaatgcttagcctggtgggggcacaggtgaagcctggtgacccgccaggcttataatacactgggggaaaccctggattttacattttaatgttgacattcttcttttttcataGATCACATGATGTGGACGTGACTAACTGCTGTCACATCCTTTCTGTTGTCGGAGACATTGCTGCTCATTTAAACGAGGACACCAAGGGCAGGATAACTGGTGAGGAGCTGGACATGAATCTGTCCTGGAGGACACATCAGCCATCCTAATGTCTCTCCTTCACTCTGTCCTCTCCAACTAGCTGATCTGATGTCGTGGCTCAAGACTTTTAGTCTGTCTCTGGAGGTGATCAGTGCAGCCATGCAGACGCTTTACCAACTTGGCTGTAGTGAAGACATCAAACTCACACAGGTTGgaaaatcagaaacattaacTCTGTATAGAAATGTTTAGACTCTTAATTTCTGTCTTTGTAAATCACTACAGAGCTtcagaattagaattagaaactggtttattttacttttaacttaAACATGCTCAGAactcaaagctacatttatatacatagtttataaactaaaccTTTTAGTTTATAGTTTAGCAAAATCGATGATTTGCTCCTAATTATCTGACTTAATTTATtgttcaaagaacaataaattataacaataaattaaattccagttccttaaatatatttaaacaatagtaaaaaaataaataataacaagaAGGCGTCTcccattgttgtgtttttgggtGAGACGTTTCACCCGTGATGATCAGACGGTGCTTCAATCAGCTGTGGCTATAATCCAGTAACTTGCCACCATCAGCATGTGaatgattgattgactgatcgattgactgactgactgaatgtagtgtgaaaccctttggggtcctctggacttgatacaACGCTATAACCAGACCATTTACAAGTGATGCAGCAGAACACTGAATTTTACTCCCTTGATTCCTAAACTCTGACAGCTTAAGCTGCAGTATGTATCTTTCACAAAAATGCgttttaatatttgttcaaCCTGTCGCCATGTTGTCACAGACATAATAAtatgatctgtgaaaaaaaaattgagctccaCCACTGACTGCTGTTACCATCCAAAGAGAGGCAACACTCACAGTccaaatcagccaatcagagcaagggggagggtcttgttgctgaatgtgctaatggcggtcaaagaactttttatttatctgctgtcatcagtggctatgctaaccaCATATGCTAACTAGCCCTAGCAGTTAGCGTAGAAGAAAGTGGGGGAGCACTAGAGTGATTGGCAGCgttaaaaccctcctcctggctctgattggttgtttctgattaagtggtgtatttctgcggTTAATACTGGGAGAATCAAGAGGAGCGTGacgattttttttcttcttttcagattAACCGTCTTACACTGTCATGACTTAAGgatattaacaaataaaaaaaaaaaaaagatcatgcCTTTTTTGTAAAGGTTGCATACTATggcattaagaaaataataataaattattttattgtctttcatCAATTCAGGAAAAATGAAGAATATGGTTGATTTCCTTCTCTTTCACCAGGCTTTTCTGAACCAACACTGTGGTGAGCTGGTGTCCATCTGTGAGACTCATTTAGCCAGCGTCCTCCTCAGTGAGAACGGAGCCCAGAACCTCAACGAGGATCTGATGGTGAGACTCCTTCAGACCTCACCAACCCCCTCAGAGCGGAAGTTAACAATTATCTGTCAGGACCAAAGTTGTTACAGTCGGCGAGAATACACACTTCATTGTTGTTTATAGTAAAATCCATAATGTGACATTAGAAGTTATCTACATAGTCAGGAGAAAATCATCACTGCTATAATTGTGACAGAAATCTCTGTTTTGAACAGTGCCgaaataaatgaaagatttcAGCTCATATGGCTCTGTAGCACAAATTATTTAAGTACATTTCTTAATAGTAGTTTCACTCTTTAGAAGAAAGAGCAGCTGTTCTTCAGTGGTCTATGTGCCTCGTTGGGACGTTGCTCCTCTGATTGCAGATGTTCTGTGTTCCAGATAAAGCACCTCCATACTCTGGGTGTGGCTTCGCTTCACTGTCCAGCAAAAGTTGGCAAGAGGACGGTGCTGCTGGTGGAGTCTGTCCTGACGTCACATTCCGAGAAGCTGGCGGGTACGAAAGCATTCT encodes:
- the ncapd3 gene encoding condensin-2 complex subunit D3 isoform X2; protein product: MDLIATLQFLNLNQVPQDWVDAVWDLEFMERKPLDHIIEDEVCAGGEKSFRSLIHCLLEHAADQQQPAGRDGASQGVWVILGENRVSVKSLVAVLSSFVLAARTKGANVQQRVCGLHAASVYLLLLGIPGSIANKVFHEVLLDTCLDLTFHCWPQDSGRKRKKDGLKSSQADSKRSKPQRRDSPEMEMEEEEEEDELHFSGQELTKIRNAIAVLVQSLLRLLQTFSLKDRPQMASNCTQIFTKLLYLEPVLRELTFAVPRDLCELQSVPEMAFHGLKLLCSPRHGEQKESLRRVFHRLLYVILMMSKGHSGKPALLVPNQAVLTTRDQAIHFVCHLVDELKELASPFLQILLQHICFQMVEKSEYRNHGAQAVGMLTSQMADMDYACFIKWLFIFSGHSKMVHRLFSVDVVMVLLTQPERSSEECQDPELARFMSHKFLIQDLLFTRRTDESPTVQGHALSCLAQCLELPSLNVTRAVHTLFSATGMQTVLEEELTTGSSSSQKTYQTLPFRTVELSSADSSSCDAKENLALLLRRVRDSKTNVRKAALQALVGLLKHGVIPTTWENLETLAERSRDPAVSVKKRALQCLGELLTAKPGCMEVQKAWLLGVVPAVVDSENSVQDKALEVLDQVLLSRVKPYSERRHMDNSERLTWNLLDLLCNECRNLGRYFSRAFTIWSKQNKFTPTFISNLISHTETEHAAGAWLLLSKVVPSVSTISCSKILEAWDNMVRSHDVDVTNCCHILSVVGDIAAHLNEDTKGRITADLMSWLKTFSLSLEVISAAMQTLYQLGCSEDIKLTQAFLNQHCGELVSICETHLASVLLSENGAQNLNEDLMIKHLHTLGVASLHCPAKVGKRTVLLVESVLTSHSEKLAACQEELPASLPLSQFRENSLPTRIKAHGVITLGKLCLQHEELVQKYLPVFARELEVGTEVAVRNNIVVIMCDLCVRYTNIVDHYIPNISACLRDDEAVIREQTLIMLTNLLQEEFVKWKGSLFFRFMMALVDPVPAIARLCEYCLLHRLHKKNPEMFSQHFIECIFQFNSYNKHTLYNKFPQSEREKVLFSLKGAQHREKRFRIYRFLLEHFTDAQRFNTTIKINQTVLACFADEELPLDADGAEILSETFNVLSLKELKLQAFSAPAGGAGSEEPEEENMATMTKAVLQVVQKKVVSQVQKKAFIENTVPLIISLKNLLEQKRSPVLKDLMGYLKVTMQDYRNEVKEFFAGDEQLAAEVEFALKTAEKEREMEEQMENCSVTPGAQTPTAKSSDPRSPAKRALLPFNFATPQPPRPTPASSRLALTDRRAGSSRQEEQSQPKSLTAIIKGGVSNRAFSTPKGFSASLTFNEGLSAIFSDQGTSSNEESSILHVRPNEQTAPGPRRWNVQSPLQQRKSSSRV
- the ncapd3 gene encoding condensin-2 complex subunit D3 isoform X1 translates to MDLIATLQFLNLNQVPQDWVDAVWDLEFMERKPLDHIIEDEVCAGGEKSFRSLIHCLLEHAADQQQPAGRDGASQLQGVWVILGENRVSVKSLVAVLSSFVLAARTKGANVQQRVCGLHAASVYLLLLGIPGSIANKVFHEVLLDTCLDLTFHCWPQDSGRKRKKDGLKSSQADSKRSKPQRRDSPEMEMEEEEEEDELHFSGQELTKIRNAIAVLVQSLLRLLQTFSLKDRPQMASNCTQIFTKLLYLEPVLRELTFAVPRDLCELQSVPEMAFHGLKLLCSPRHGEQKESLRRVFHRLLYVILMMSKGHSGKPALLVPNQAVLTTRDQAIHFVCHLVDELKELASPFLQILLQHICFQMVEKSEYRNHGAQAVGMLTSQMADMDYACFIKWLFIFSGHSKMVHRLFSVDVVMVLLTQPERSSEECQDPELARFMSHKFLIQDLLFTRRTDESPTVQGHALSCLAQCLELPSLNVTRAVHTLFSATGMQTVLEEELTTGSSSSQKTYQTLPFRTVELSSADSSSCDAKENLALLLRRVRDSKTNVRKAALQALVGLLKHGVIPTTWENLETLAERSRDPAVSVKKRALQCLGELLTAKPGCMEVQKAWLLGVVPAVVDSENSVQDKALEVLDQVLLSRVKPYSERRHMDNSERLTWNLLDLLCNECRNLGRYFSRAFTIWSKQNKFTPTFISNLISHTETEHAAGAWLLLSKVVPSVSTISCSKILEAWDNMVRSHDVDVTNCCHILSVVGDIAAHLNEDTKGRITADLMSWLKTFSLSLEVISAAMQTLYQLGCSEDIKLTQAFLNQHCGELVSICETHLASVLLSENGAQNLNEDLMIKHLHTLGVASLHCPAKVGKRTVLLVESVLTSHSEKLAACQEELPASLPLSQFRENSLPTRIKAHGVITLGKLCLQHEELVQKYLPVFARELEVGTEVAVRNNIVVIMCDLCVRYTNIVDHYIPNISACLRDDEAVIREQTLIMLTNLLQEEFVKWKGSLFFRFMMALVDPVPAIARLCEYCLLHRLHKKNPEMFSQHFIECIFQFNSYNKHTLYNKFPQSEREKVLFSLKGAQHREKRFRIYRFLLEHFTDAQRFNTTIKINQTVLACFADEELPLDADGAEILSETFNVLSLKELKLQAFSAPAGGAGSEEPEEENMATMTKAVLQVVQKKVVSQVQKKAFIENTVPLIISLKNLLEQKRSPVLKDLMGYLKVTMQDYRNEVKEFFAGDEQLAAEVEFALKTAEKEREMEEQMENCSVTPGAQTPTAKSSDPRSPAKRALLPFNFATPQPPRPTPASSRLALTDRRAGSSRQEEQSQPKSLTAIIKGGVSNRAFSTPKGFSASLTFNEGLSAIFSDQGTSSNEESSILHVRPNEQTAPGPRRWNVQSPLQQRKSSSRV